One Candidatus Bathyarchaeota archaeon DNA segment encodes these proteins:
- a CDS encoding sugar ABC transporter substrate-binding protein translates to MSEEKKGEAISRRKYLKYVGAGVAVAAVAAAGVGGYYAGRAPAVTPTKKVTLRYVDYLWTEVSAGGGKSLAYATETFKKMTPEVEDVKWVEVHWETTKSQLIAMIGAGDIPDAGLVTSEMVAIKPLVDMGALEPLDEYLDDELKKELGEANLKQGMYEGKIYGILGSPCPNGMLLNRKLFEKAGLMDYYKKWPEQKTGPDWEEFEEAIVKISNLGPDIYGFGTSTIYPTLAVDYLCPIIWGFGGDLMDKDGKPIVNSKPVVETMRWLKWGHYDNKYMPTGLFIRDLRVSFAENKLGMWFDGPWMLGILDSLGMPREDYAACPIPKGKVSGKSETVPDSLIRVMFKASKNKDLSWKWIKYLTSDEEFLKMFMGDTGFMPAIQSYYKTWPEFQTTFFRVFAENVAPYTRNNIMWEVKPELYDAAAGFILSAFQSIIMQGADPQKAMDECQRNLEILYGIE, encoded by the coding sequence ATGAGTGAAGAAAAGAAAGGGGAAGCTATTTCTAGGCGTAAATACTTAAAATATGTTGGTGCAGGAGTGGCCGTTGCAGCTGTTGCTGCAGCAGGAGTGGGAGGATATTACGCAGGGAGAGCACCAGCAGTTACTCCCACGAAGAAAGTTACATTAAGATATGTAGATTATTTATGGACTGAAGTTTCAGCTGGAGGGGGAAAAAGCCTCGCATATGCTACTGAAACTTTCAAAAAAATGACTCCTGAGGTGGAAGATGTAAAATGGGTTGAAGTTCACTGGGAAACAACTAAATCGCAACTTATAGCTATGATAGGTGCAGGAGATATTCCTGATGCAGGTTTAGTCACCAGTGAAATGGTGGCAATTAAACCTCTTGTAGATATGGGCGCTTTAGAACCACTAGATGAATATTTAGATGATGAGCTTAAGAAAGAGCTGGGGGAAGCTAATTTAAAGCAAGGAATGTATGAAGGAAAAATATATGGGATATTAGGTAGCCCATGCCCTAACGGAATGCTTTTAAACAGAAAACTTTTTGAAAAAGCGGGACTTATGGATTATTATAAAAAATGGCCTGAACAGAAAACTGGCCCAGACTGGGAGGAGTTTGAGGAAGCAATAGTGAAAATAAGCAATCTAGGGCCGGACATATATGGATTTGGAACAAGCACTATTTATCCTACGCTTGCTGTCGATTACTTATGTCCAATAATCTGGGGATTTGGCGGAGACTTAATGGATAAAGATGGAAAACCTATTGTAAATAGCAAACCTGTTGTTGAAACAATGAGATGGTTAAAATGGGGACATTACGATAATAAATATATGCCTACAGGTTTATTCATTAGAGATTTAAGAGTTTCTTTCGCTGAAAACAAGTTAGGAATGTGGTTTGATGGACCATGGATGTTAGGTATACTTGATAGCCTTGGAATGCCTCGTGAAGATTATGCTGCATGTCCAATTCCTAAGGGAAAAGTTTCAGGTAAAAGTGAAACAGTTCCTGACAGCCTTATTCGTGTGATGTTTAAAGCAAGCAAGAATAAAGATTTATCTTGGAAATGGATTAAATATTTAACTAGTGATGAAGAATTTCTTAAAATGTTTATGGGCGATACTGGATTTATGCCAGCAATTCAATCATATTACAAAACTTGGCCAGAATTTCAAACAACATTCTTTAGGGTATTCGCAGAAAACGTCGCGCCCTATACAAGGAATAATATAATGTGGGAAGTGAAGCCAGAGTTATATGATGCTGCTGCAGGTTTTATTCTTTCAGCTTTTCAATCAATAATTATGCAAGGTGCTGACCCTCAAAAAGCTATGGATGAATGCCAAAGAAACCTTGAAATCCTTTATGGAATCGAGTAA
- a CDS encoding sugar ABC transporter permease: MKSFKRARKNPSLIFFPLILAAPTIIITILVTGWPLIQTIWYSFHFFQLTKPEAGTPFVALAQYQKMFKDPLFGKTLFNTIYWTAGSVVGQFIIGFILALILNERIKYRNFFRGILLTPWVIPSIVAAFLWYWIFNPEFGILNVILKDLGVITTFKSWLMDPKIAMPSLILANVWKGFPFAMLMLLAGLQTIPPDLIEAAKVDGANTLNRFRHITLPLLKPIIILVTILSFIWESQNFTLIWVTTQGGPMFSTETFVIRIYKLAFQAYDFGYAAAYGTLWLIILLILTIFYLRLVMGGERR; encoded by the coding sequence ATGAAAAGTTTTAAGCGAGCTCGTAAAAACCCCTCTCTTATTTTTTTTCCATTAATTTTAGCAGCTCCAACAATAATAATTACAATCCTTGTTACAGGATGGCCCTTAATTCAAACAATATGGTATAGTTTTCACTTCTTTCAATTAACAAAACCAGAAGCTGGCACCCCGTTTGTAGCATTAGCTCAATATCAAAAAATGTTTAAGGATCCATTATTTGGAAAAACCTTATTTAATACTATATATTGGACTGCTGGTTCTGTGGTCGGTCAATTTATTATAGGCTTCATTTTAGCTTTAATATTAAACGAAAGAATAAAATATAGAAATTTTTTTAGAGGCATTCTTTTAACTCCTTGGGTTATACCATCAATAGTTGCTGCATTTTTATGGTATTGGATATTTAACCCTGAATTTGGAATATTAAACGTTATTCTTAAGGATTTAGGAGTAATAACAACCTTTAAATCATGGTTGATGGACCCGAAAATCGCTATGCCTTCCCTTATATTAGCTAATGTATGGAAAGGTTTTCCATTTGCAATGTTAATGCTGCTTGCAGGATTGCAAACAATTCCTCCAGATTTAATTGAAGCAGCTAAAGTGGATGGCGCAAACACTTTAAATAGATTTAGGCATATCACTTTACCGCTTCTTAAACCAATCATAATACTAGTGACAATATTATCTTTTATATGGGAATCTCAAAACTTTACATTAATTTGGGTTACTACTCAAGGAGGCCCTATGTTTTCAACAGAAACTTTTGTTATTAGAATATATAAATTAGCTTTTCAAGCTTACGATTTTGGTTACGCAGCAGCTTATGGCACTTTATGGCTTATAATTTTATTAATTTTAACGATATTCTACTTACGGCTTGTTATGGGAGGAGAGCGAAGATGA
- a CDS encoding carbohydrate ABC transporter permease produces MKFYSFKWIAIYLILITAVIVSLFPVFWMLSTAFKPIETLFKIPPEWIPKNPTLENFHYTFTIANGIFLKFFRNSLIVSTAVSLLSLLVALIAAYSFSRFRYHGRDALMLWVLATQMIPMILLLISLYALLVKIRMLNLWGLTLTYMCFALPFAVWMLKGFFDSIPTDLEEQAMVDGCTRLSAMIRITLPLILPGIIATALFNFLSAWDEFMFAITIIHANELRTLPAGMFAIFIGEKQIRWGPMMAGSIFITIPVVIVFIFLQKYLVQGLTKGAIKG; encoded by the coding sequence ATGAAATTTTATTCATTTAAATGGATTGCTATCTACTTAATATTGATAACCGCTGTGATTGTTTCTCTCTTCCCAGTTTTTTGGATGCTTTCAACAGCTTTTAAACCTATTGAAACCTTATTTAAAATACCTCCTGAATGGATTCCAAAAAACCCAACATTAGAAAATTTTCACTACACTTTTACAATTGCTAATGGTATATTTCTTAAATTTTTTAGAAATAGTTTAATAGTTTCAACAGCTGTTTCTTTACTAAGCTTACTTGTCGCTCTTATAGCGGCATATTCTTTCTCAAGATTTAGATATCATGGTCGAGATGCTTTAATGCTTTGGGTACTTGCTACACAAATGATTCCAATGATATTGCTGCTTATATCTTTATACGCGCTGCTAGTTAAAATTCGCATGTTAAATCTTTGGGGATTAACCCTAACATATATGTGTTTTGCATTACCTTTCGCTGTTTGGATGCTTAAAGGCTTTTTTGATAGTATACCCACAGATCTTGAAGAGCAAGCTATGGTTGATGGTTGCACAAGGCTTTCCGCGATGATAAGAATTACACTTCCATTAATACTTCCAGGCATCATAGCCACAGCCTTATTTAACTTCCTATCTGCTTGGGATGAATTTATGTTTGCTATCACCATAATTCACGCTAATGAATTGAGAACTTTACCAGCAGGAATGTTCGCTATATTCATTGGAGAAAAACAAATTCGATGGGGACCAATGATGGCGGGCTCCATATTCATTACAATACCAGTCGTAATCGTATTTATATTTCTCCAGAAGTATCTTGTTCAAGGTTTAACAAAAGGTGCTATAAAAGGGTGA
- the gltA gene encoding NADPH-dependent glutamate synthase, whose translation MEDKILKSSIERFKRTPMPKQPPEVRIHNFNEVALGFTPEQAINEAKRCLQCPEPKCIGGCPVEIDIPSFIKQVAEGDFEAAIKTIRKTDSLPAITGRVCPQEVQCEGVCVLAKRNAPIAIGALERFVADYELSKGGSKVIEVAEKTGRKVAVVGSGPAGLTVAGDLAKLGHEVTIFEALHAPGGVLAYGIPEFRLPKSILNTEVNYVKQLGAEIKLDVVIGRTLTIEELFEIGFNAVFIGTGAGSPKFLNIPGEELNGVYSANEFLTRCNLMKAYKFGEYDTPIKVGENVTVVGAGNTAMDSARTALRLGAASVTIVYRRTEAEMPARAEEIENAKEEGVKLQLLTNPIKLLGENGWVKRMECIKMQLGEADESGRRRPVPIPNSNFYFDTDQVIIAIGRYPNPIIAQTTKGLEVTKDGLIITDELGRTSRKGIWAGGDIVTGEATVISAMGAGKKAAKDIHKYLMKL comes from the coding sequence ATGGAGGATAAAATTTTGAAATCTTCTATTGAAAGATTTAAAAGAACACCTATGCCTAAGCAGCCTCCAGAAGTGAGAATTCATAATTTTAATGAAGTTGCTTTAGGTTTTACACCTGAGCAAGCTATAAATGAAGCTAAAAGATGCCTTCAATGCCCTGAACCTAAATGCATAGGAGGCTGTCCAGTAGAAATTGATATACCATCATTTATTAAGCAAGTGGCTGAAGGTGATTTTGAGGCTGCTATAAAAACGATTAGAAAAACAGACAGTCTTCCAGCTATAACTGGAAGAGTTTGCCCGCAGGAAGTTCAATGCGAAGGTGTATGCGTTTTAGCTAAGAGAAACGCGCCTATAGCTATAGGTGCTTTAGAAAGATTTGTAGCTGATTATGAATTAAGTAAAGGCGGCTCAAAAGTTATTGAGGTTGCAGAGAAAACAGGAAGAAAAGTTGCGGTTGTAGGTTCAGGTCCAGCAGGGTTAACTGTTGCAGGAGATTTAGCTAAGCTAGGCCATGAAGTAACAATATTTGAAGCTTTACATGCGCCTGGAGGCGTTTTAGCTTATGGAATTCCAGAATTCAGATTACCTAAATCAATTTTAAACACCGAAGTAAACTATGTTAAACAACTTGGTGCAGAAATAAAGCTTGATGTTGTTATTGGTAGAACATTAACAATTGAAGAGCTTTTTGAAATTGGTTTCAACGCTGTTTTCATTGGAACAGGCGCAGGTTCACCTAAATTTCTTAATATTCCAGGAGAAGAATTAAACGGTGTATACTCAGCTAATGAGTTCTTAACTAGATGCAATTTAATGAAAGCTTATAAATTTGGCGAATATGATACCCCTATTAAAGTTGGAGAAAATGTAACCGTGGTTGGAGCAGGTAATACTGCTATGGATTCGGCTAGAACAGCTTTAAGGCTTGGAGCAGCAAGCGTAACAATTGTTTATAGGCGTACAGAAGCTGAAATGCCGGCTAGAGCTGAGGAAATAGAAAACGCTAAAGAAGAAGGCGTAAAACTTCAATTATTAACAAACCCTATTAAACTTCTTGGAGAAAACGGTTGGGTTAAAAGAATGGAATGCATAAAAATGCAGTTAGGTGAAGCTGATGAATCGGGAAGAAGAAGACCTGTACCAATTCCAAACTCAAACTTTTACTTTGATACAGATCAAGTAATAATTGCGATTGGAAGATACCCTAACCCAATAATAGCTCAAACAACGAAAGGCTTAGAAGTAACTAAAGATGGTTTAATAATAACTGATGAACTTGGAAGAACAAGCAGAAAAGGAATATGGGCTGGAGGAGATATAGTAACTGGGGAAGCAACAGTAATAAGCGCTATGGGAGCTGGAAAAAAAGCAGCAAAAGACATACATAAATATTTAATGAAATTATAA
- a CDS encoding sulfide/dihydroorotate dehydrogenase-like FAD/NAD-binding protein, producing MYKIIKKKQLCPVVYLMEVEAPLIARKNKPGQFVVLRVNEKGERIPLTIVNSNEKLGSITLIFQVAGKTTKLLSELNEGDFIANIVGPLGKPTEIEHYGTVALIGGGVGAAEIYPEAKAFKAAGNYVIGIVGARTSSLIILENELSQVCDEFYIATDDGSKGYHGFVSDVLKQLIDKGVKIDLVYAVGPTIMMKVISNLTKPYGIKTLVSLNPIMLDATGMCGVCRVKVGGEIKFACVDGPEFDGHLVDFDLLIARQRTYLNEEKKILELYEKMEKS from the coding sequence GTGTATAAAATCATTAAAAAAAAGCAGTTATGTCCAGTGGTTTATTTAATGGAGGTTGAGGCACCTTTAATTGCTAGAAAAAATAAGCCTGGACAGTTTGTTGTTCTTAGAGTTAACGAGAAAGGTGAGCGAATACCCTTAACTATTGTTAACTCTAATGAAAAACTTGGAAGCATAACTTTAATTTTTCAGGTTGCAGGGAAAACTACAAAGCTTTTAAGTGAACTTAATGAAGGCGATTTTATAGCGAATATAGTTGGTCCTTTAGGTAAACCAACTGAAATCGAGCATTACGGCACGGTTGCTTTAATAGGCGGTGGTGTAGGCGCTGCTGAAATATACCCTGAGGCTAAAGCTTTTAAAGCTGCTGGAAACTATGTTATAGGAATAGTTGGCGCTAGAACTTCAAGCTTAATTATTCTGGAAAATGAGTTAAGCCAGGTATGCGATGAATTTTATATAGCTACTGACGACGGCTCTAAAGGTTATCATGGTTTTGTAAGCGATGTTTTAAAACAATTGATTGATAAAGGCGTTAAAATAGATTTAGTTTACGCTGTTGGTCCAACAATAATGATGAAAGTAATCTCTAATTTAACTAAGCCTTATGGAATTAAAACTTTAGTAAGCCTTAACCCAATAATGCTTGATGCAACAGGTATGTGCGGTGTTTGCAGGGTTAAAGTTGGTGGAGAAATTAAGTTTGCATGCGTTGATGGACCAGAATTTGATGGACATTTGGTTGACTTCGATTTATTAATAGCTAGACAAAGAACCTACTTAAATGAAGAAAAAAAGATTTTAGAGCTTTATGAAAAAATGGAGAAAAGTTAA
- a CDS encoding DNA replication complex GINS family protein — protein sequence MSKKISEALENVELEFLNSPVKIIILKDLIDVALINGKIESFKAGQEVEVSYWIAEKLVNLNLAKFKEEEANLGSLSKIHWRETISDSRQLPKLNKNFYCALKRFLRKLFMEAQKEPSKLKDYEKALNISRDIVNCRIRKIASLTAAPSIPESILANLTFEEVKLYEELRDIIYEWKKTILSDES from the coding sequence TTGAGTAAAAAAATAAGTGAAGCTTTAGAAAATGTAGAATTAGAATTTTTAAATTCTCCAGTTAAAATTATTATTTTAAAGGATTTAATCGATGTTGCTTTAATTAATGGAAAAATTGAATCTTTTAAAGCTGGGCAAGAAGTTGAAGTAAGCTATTGGATAGCTGAAAAGCTTGTAAACTTAAATTTAGCTAAGTTTAAGGAGGAGGAAGCTAACTTAGGAAGTTTATCTAAAATTCATTGGAGAGAAACTATATCTGACTCTAGGCAGCTTCCTAAATTAAATAAAAACTTTTATTGCGCTTTAAAGCGTTTCCTCCGCAAGCTTTTTATGGAAGCTCAAAAAGAACCGAGCAAGCTTAAGGATTATGAAAAAGCATTAAACATTTCTAGAGATATTGTTAACTGTAGAATTAGGAAGATCGCTTCTTTAACTGCAGCTCCATCAATTCCAGAGAGCATCTTAGCTAATTTAACTTTTGAAGAAGTGAAGTTATATGAGGAGTTACGCGATATAATTTATGAATGGAAGAAAACGATTTTAAGTGATGAGTCTTGA
- a CDS encoding ATP-binding protein has translation MIAEEENPEVKFQEFFSSFKTEAGEYKYRRKLTQMALTESKSLIIDFDDLVSFDNELAKGIIQKPDEFLIYASKSAWAQLKIEDPEYAEKLKNVFVRFRKTLDKISIRTIGSDLIGTLVTVDGIVVRATPVKPLLMKAAFRCRRCDALIHVEQSGFLMKTVSFCPHCKGKTFDFIEKESIFINHQELRIQEKPEDLPPGQLPRVMDVEVENDLVDVARPGDRITLTGIVRAKQEVSSRSGKLRTFELYLDANFIDTQSREIEDIDITPDEEEEIKKIAKSEDVYEKLIKSIAPSIYGYPEIKEAILYLLFSGIRKHLPDGVTIRGDVNVLLVGDPGTAKSALLQYVARIAPRGLYTSGRGSTAAGLCTVYDSLIQLENGELVKIGELVEEELQKHSEKIKEGFYSSGSIERKTIAFDSKTLKLKPLRITGYWKLKAPDKLVKITTKTNREIVVTPENPIPIIKNGKVIWKKAIELTINDYIAAPRYLPVKPTLNSTFPSLTENAWIVNKNTFIENLIENIKSNYTIRQFANNTGISEDDLYYGWKHAGTPTVSEIKTIIDQLNLNEDAVLPNEFILTLWHGHKIRIPRIINRNLAYLMGLLAGDGGISKLKSGSYDIKFFNIHETLLENFKSLCKKELGISPKREIVKGVPTLRFHSRIFGELLREYGVMSGDKCHNLKVTRKLAALPNDVLAAYLRGVFDTDGSVLVRRNGSSCISLTSVSKEFIKVMQLLLLRWGIISIIRERKSNCVMINGREAKSGLKYELDIYGKANLKLFRDNIGFNLSEKASKLNKAIEIVKLLHSNIDLIPEISSLLKQIRRKLSISCKKFYGYKKSLYETGRRKPSREYLRKLSSKFNLKELEKFVNSDILWDKIKTIEIINNTNRKYEYVYDITVKDAHSFMANGLIIHNTAAVIREKAGGMVLEAGALVLADKGVACIDEIDKMKPEDRVAIHEAMEQQTVSVAKGGIIATLNARASVLAAANPALGRYDPYRLITENINLPVTILSRFDLIFVMKDEPNPEIDEKMSEHILSLHQKRESPETAPIPPDLLRKYISYAKKVEPKLTDEAVKELKSFYLKMRSSSGSSQDSPIAITPRQLEALVRLAEARAKAALRIEVKAEDAKAIIKLMNASLQNVGIDVTTGRIDIDVIMTGKPKSLRDTMQVIRAAIAELQDESGAVEEEKLYKTLTEKFELKEEDIKKAVTQLLKEGLLYAPKPGFLKRTTL, from the coding sequence TTGATCGCTGAAGAAGAAAACCCTGAAGTTAAATTTCAAGAGTTTTTCAGCAGCTTTAAAACTGAAGCAGGTGAATATAAATATAGAAGAAAGTTAACTCAAATGGCTTTAACAGAATCTAAATCTTTAATCATAGATTTTGATGATTTAGTTTCTTTTGACAATGAGTTAGCGAAAGGAATTATTCAAAAACCTGATGAATTCTTAATTTACGCAAGCAAATCTGCTTGGGCTCAATTAAAGATTGAAGACCCAGAATATGCTGAAAAACTTAAAAATGTTTTTGTTAGATTTAGAAAAACTTTAGATAAAATCTCTATAAGAACTATAGGTTCAGATTTAATTGGAACATTAGTAACTGTTGATGGAATTGTTGTAAGAGCCACTCCTGTAAAACCTTTATTAATGAAAGCTGCTTTTAGATGTAGAAGATGCGATGCTTTAATTCATGTTGAGCAATCAGGCTTCTTAATGAAAACTGTTTCCTTTTGTCCCCATTGCAAGGGGAAAACGTTTGATTTTATAGAGAAAGAATCAATATTTATAAATCATCAAGAGTTAAGGATTCAAGAGAAGCCTGAAGATTTACCGCCAGGCCAGCTTCCTAGAGTAATGGATGTTGAAGTAGAAAATGATTTAGTTGATGTTGCTAGACCAGGCGATAGAATAACGTTAACAGGCATTGTAAGAGCTAAACAAGAGGTTTCAAGCAGAAGCGGTAAATTAAGAACTTTCGAGCTTTATTTAGATGCTAACTTTATAGATACACAAAGTAGAGAAATTGAAGATATAGATATTACACCTGACGAAGAAGAGGAAATTAAAAAAATAGCTAAATCAGAAGATGTTTATGAAAAGTTAATTAAGTCTATTGCACCATCGATTTATGGTTACCCTGAAATTAAAGAAGCAATTTTATATCTTTTATTTAGCGGTATAAGAAAACATTTACCAGATGGTGTAACTATTAGAGGAGATGTAAATGTGCTTTTAGTTGGAGATCCTGGAACAGCTAAAAGCGCGCTTCTTCAATATGTCGCTAGAATAGCGCCTAGAGGATTATATACAAGCGGTAGAGGAAGCACGGCAGCAGGATTATGCACGGTTTATGATTCATTGATTCAATTAGAAAACGGTGAATTGGTTAAAATTGGTGAATTAGTCGAAGAAGAATTACAAAAACATAGCGAAAAAATTAAGGAAGGCTTTTATTCAAGCGGAAGCATTGAAAGAAAGACAATAGCGTTTGATTCAAAAACTTTAAAACTGAAGCCGTTAAGAATTACGGGATATTGGAAACTGAAGGCACCCGATAAATTGGTGAAAATTACAACGAAAACGAATCGGGAAATAGTCGTTACACCTGAGAATCCAATTCCAATAATTAAAAATGGAAAAGTTATTTGGAAGAAAGCAATTGAGTTAACCATAAATGATTATATAGCAGCTCCTCGATATTTACCAGTAAAACCAACATTAAACTCTACATTTCCTTCATTAACCGAAAATGCTTGGATTGTAAATAAAAACACCTTCATTGAAAATTTAATAGAAAATATAAAATCCAATTATACCATTAGACAATTCGCTAATAATACGGGTATTTCTGAAGACGATTTATATTATGGATGGAAACATGCAGGTACGCCAACAGTAAGCGAGATAAAAACCATTATAGACCAATTAAATCTGAATGAAGACGCTGTATTACCAAACGAATTCATATTAACTTTATGGCATGGACATAAAATAAGGATTCCCCGAATCATTAATCGTAATTTGGCTTACCTTATGGGTCTTCTTGCAGGTGACGGCGGAATCTCGAAATTGAAGTCAGGAAGTTATGATATAAAATTCTTTAATATTCATGAAACATTATTAGAGAATTTCAAATCATTATGCAAAAAAGAGTTAGGCATTTCGCCTAAAAGAGAGATTGTAAAGGGAGTGCCTACTCTTAGATTCCATTCACGTATTTTTGGGGAATTACTTCGGGAATATGGCGTTATGAGTGGCGATAAATGTCATAATTTAAAAGTTACGAGAAAACTTGCTGCTTTACCAAATGATGTTTTAGCTGCTTATTTAAGAGGAGTCTTCGATACCGATGGTTCGGTTCTTGTAAGAAGAAATGGCTCATCTTGCATATCATTGACTTCTGTAAGCAAAGAATTCATAAAGGTTATGCAACTTCTATTATTAAGATGGGGCATAATTTCAATTATAAGAGAAAGAAAATCAAATTGTGTTATGATAAACGGTCGTGAAGCAAAATCAGGTTTAAAATATGAATTGGATATATACGGAAAAGCAAACTTAAAGCTATTCAGAGATAATATCGGCTTTAATCTATCAGAAAAAGCAAGTAAATTGAATAAAGCAATAGAAATAGTAAAATTATTACATTCAAATATCGATTTAATTCCAGAAATCAGCTCTCTTTTAAAACAAATTCGAAGAAAATTGAGTATATCATGTAAAAAGTTTTATGGATATAAAAAATCCCTTTATGAAACGGGCAGACGCAAGCCTTCACGGGAATATTTACGTAAGCTTTCATCAAAGTTTAATCTTAAGGAACTGGAAAAATTTGTAAATTCCGATATTTTATGGGATAAAATCAAAACTATTGAAATAATTAATAATACAAATCGCAAATATGAATATGTGTATGATATTACTGTGAAGGATGCCCATTCCTTCATGGCGAATGGTTTAATTATTCATAATACTGCCGCTGTAATAAGAGAGAAAGCTGGTGGAATGGTTTTAGAGGCGGGAGCTTTAGTTTTAGCTGATAAAGGAGTGGCTTGCATAGATGAAATTGATAAAATGAAGCCTGAAGATAGAGTTGCTATTCATGAGGCTATGGAACAGCAAACTGTAAGCGTAGCTAAAGGGGGAATAATAGCAACTTTAAACGCTAGAGCATCTGTTTTAGCGGCTGCTAACCCAGCTTTAGGTAGATATGATCCTTATAGGCTTATAACAGAAAACATAAATCTGCCTGTAACAATTTTATCTAGATTCGATTTAATTTTTGTTATGAAGGATGAACCTAACCCTGAAATAGATGAGAAAATGTCTGAGCATATTTTAAGTTTGCATCAAAAAAGAGAATCCCCAGAAACAGCGCCTATACCACCAGATTTATTAAGAAAATATATTAGTTATGCGAAGAAGGTTGAACCTAAATTAACTGATGAAGCTGTTAAAGAATTAAAAAGCTTTTATCTTAAAATGAGATCTTCTTCAGGTTCATCTCAAGATTCTCCAATCGCTATTACACCTCGTCAGTTAGAAGCTTTAGTTAGATTAGCTGAAGCTAGAGCGAAAGCAGCTTTAAGAATTGAAGTTAAAGCTGAAGATGCTAAAGCTATAATAAAGCTTATGAATGCTTCTCTTCAAAATGTTGGGATAGATGTAACAACTGGAAGAATAGATATAGATGTGATTATGACCGGAAAACCTAAAAGCTTAAGAGATACAATGCAAGTTATAAGAGCTGCAATAGCTGAGCTTCAAGACGAATCGGGAGCTGTAGAAGAAGAAAAGCTTTATAAAACATTAACTGAAAAATTCGAGTTGAAAGAAGAAGATATTAAAAAGGCGGTTACTCAACTGCTTAAAGAAGGGCTTTTATACGCGCCTAAACCAGGATTTTTAAAGCGCACAACCCTATAA